One Actinomadura viridis genomic region harbors:
- a CDS encoding glycoside hydrolase family 43 protein: MTAAPPPRRFRNPVLPGCHPDPSVCRVGDDFYLVTSSFEWFPGLPLFHSRDLVHWRPIGHAMDRPSQLPLDGVRASGGLYAPTLRHHDGRFYLVCTLVDGTSWSGHFVLTATDPAGPWSEPHPLDGAGIDPSLFFDDDGRAWFTATRETGRYEGHTEIYLREFDPSALTLTGGEHVIWDGAVKGAIWSEGSHLYKIGGRYHLLTAEGGTAHDHAVMMARADHVTGPYEGDPRNPVLTHRHLGLGHPIVGTGHADLVETPGGEWWMVLLAMRPHHDGRCVLGRETFLTPVRWEDGWPVAGPVEPSHPSPSLPEHRWPAEPACDHFDAPDLGPSWNVLRTPRERWWSLTERPGHLRLRARPVSLAANPSFVGRRQSHPAFAAYTALDLAGEHASAGLALVQNDAFHVLLLSTGRELRLVVRERGVASVLAEVPAECHRVRLGVEAHGRWYQARYSLEPGRWEPLGAPVDGDLLSSQVAGGFTGVYVGVYATGDGGHADFDWFEYSPLG, encoded by the coding sequence GTGACCGCCGCGCCCCCACCCCGCCGCTTCCGCAACCCCGTCCTGCCCGGCTGCCACCCCGACCCGTCCGTCTGCCGCGTGGGCGACGACTTCTACCTGGTGACCTCGTCGTTCGAGTGGTTCCCCGGGCTGCCCCTGTTCCACAGCCGCGACCTGGTGCACTGGCGGCCGATCGGGCACGCGATGGACCGGCCGTCGCAGCTCCCCCTGGACGGCGTCCGCGCCTCCGGCGGCCTGTACGCGCCGACGCTCCGCCACCACGACGGCCGCTTCTACCTGGTCTGCACGCTCGTGGACGGCACGTCCTGGTCCGGGCACTTCGTCCTTACCGCGACCGACCCCGCCGGCCCGTGGTCCGAACCGCACCCCCTGGACGGCGCGGGCATCGACCCCTCGCTGTTCTTCGACGACGACGGGCGCGCCTGGTTCACCGCCACCCGGGAGACCGGACGGTACGAGGGGCACACCGAGATCTACCTGCGCGAGTTCGACCCGTCCGCGCTCACCCTGACCGGCGGTGAGCACGTGATCTGGGACGGCGCGGTGAAGGGCGCCATCTGGTCCGAGGGCTCCCACCTCTACAAGATCGGCGGGCGCTACCACCTCCTGACCGCCGAGGGCGGCACCGCGCACGACCACGCGGTGATGATGGCGCGCGCCGACCACGTCACCGGCCCGTACGAGGGCGACCCGCGCAACCCGGTCCTGACCCACCGGCACCTCGGGCTCGGCCACCCGATCGTGGGCACCGGCCACGCCGACCTGGTGGAGACCCCCGGCGGCGAATGGTGGATGGTCCTGCTCGCGATGCGCCCGCACCACGACGGCCGCTGCGTCCTCGGCCGCGAGACATTCCTGACCCCCGTCCGCTGGGAGGACGGCTGGCCCGTCGCCGGTCCCGTCGAGCCGAGCCACCCGTCCCCGTCCCTGCCGGAGCACCGGTGGCCCGCCGAACCCGCCTGCGACCACTTCGACGCTCCGGACCTCGGCCCGTCCTGGAACGTTCTCCGCACCCCGCGCGAACGCTGGTGGAGCCTCACCGAACGCCCCGGCCACCTGCGGCTGCGAGCACGGCCGGTGTCCCTGGCCGCCAACCCCTCGTTCGTCGGCCGCCGCCAGAGCCACCCGGCGTTCGCCGCGTACACCGCGCTCGACCTCGCGGGCGAGCACGCCTCGGCGGGGCTCGCCCTCGTCCAGAACGACGCCTTCCACGTCCTGCTCCTCTCGACCGGACGGGAACTGCGGCTGGTCGTCCGGGAACGCGGCGTCGCGTCCGTCCTGGCCGAGGTGCCGGCCGAGTGCCACCGGGTCCGGCTGGGCGTGGAGGCGCACGGACGCTGGTACCAGGCCCGCTACTCCCTGGAGCCCGGCCGCTGGGAACCGCTCGGCGCCCCCGTCGACGGCGACCTGCTGAGCAGCCAGGTCGCGGGCGGTTTCACCGGCGTGTACGTCGGCGTGTACGCCACCGGCGACGGCGGCCACGCCGACTTCGACTGGTTCGAGTACTCCCCGCTGGGCTGA
- a CDS encoding glycosyltransferase family A protein, with protein sequence MSDSREPVVSVVIPCYNYGCYLPQALNSVLGQTFGEWEIVIVDDGSTDDSSAVARDFIDRHPDRRIRLLQQANAGVSAARNAGVAAAAGRYILPLDADDAIGPTMLEKTTAVLDAEPDIAIVSTDLHVFTDAEDVPPQVLSFPPYSRELLLQRLIMFYCSLYRREVWEAVGGYDEHMRVGEDWDFWIGCAERGFNAHHIAEPLFRARNKDTGLHVEAAENDLTVRARIVANHPASFKPLTLAWAQALLQQEQDACRLDARVPDEILSRAGEMDQFLRVVMDLQRMARQQHYHIKRLEKALADRAVPASRQVTAPV encoded by the coding sequence ATGAGTGACAGCAGAGAACCCGTAGTCTCCGTGGTCATCCCCTGCTACAACTATGGCTGCTACCTGCCCCAGGCGCTGAACAGCGTGCTCGGGCAGACGTTCGGCGAATGGGAGATCGTCATCGTCGACGATGGCAGCACCGATGACTCCTCGGCCGTGGCCAGGGACTTCATCGACCGCCATCCCGACCGGCGCATCCGCCTGCTCCAGCAGGCCAACGCCGGAGTCTCCGCCGCACGCAACGCCGGCGTCGCCGCCGCGGCCGGACGCTACATCCTGCCGTTGGACGCCGACGACGCGATCGGCCCGACCATGCTGGAGAAGACGACCGCGGTCCTCGACGCCGAGCCGGACATCGCCATCGTCTCCACCGATCTCCACGTCTTCACCGACGCCGAGGACGTTCCGCCACAGGTACTGTCCTTTCCGCCGTACAGCAGGGAACTGCTGCTCCAGCGGCTGATCATGTTCTACTGCTCGCTGTACCGCCGTGAGGTGTGGGAGGCCGTCGGCGGCTACGACGAGCACATGCGGGTGGGCGAGGACTGGGACTTCTGGATCGGCTGCGCGGAACGGGGATTCAACGCTCACCACATCGCCGAGCCGCTGTTCAGGGCGCGCAACAAGGACACCGGCCTGCATGTGGAGGCCGCCGAGAACGACCTCACCGTGCGGGCCCGGATCGTGGCCAATCATCCCGCGTCGTTCAAGCCCCTCACCCTGGCATGGGCGCAGGCCCTGCTCCAGCAGGAGCAGGACGCCTGCCGGCTCGATGCGCGGGTGCCCGACGAGATCCTCAGCCGAGCCGGGGAGATGGACCAGTTCCTCCGGGTCGTCATGGACCTGCAGCGCATGGCGCGCCAGCAGCACTACCACATCAAGCGTCTGGAGAAGGCCCTGGCCGACCGGGCCGTACCGGCGAGCCGGCAGGTCACCGCCCCGGTTTGA